The stretch of DNA TAATCGGaaagttttcttaacgttctgggaacgttcgtttttggttagaTCGAACATTCCCAGAACAGtcccctaacgttatcttaACGTTGCANNNNNNNNNNaacgttcccctaacgttatcttaaccaaacacacacacacacacataccacacacacatgagtCATTCTATAATTAAGGGTACATGTCATGTCTATGggttgtatttaatttttttttttaatttttactgaATATTCTCTTCAAGCAATGATCATTTCATGTTGGTGCATATTTGTAATTCATTTCATGCAAACAAGTCAACCTGCTCCATATTTTTTTTAGGAGAAAATGCACATGCTATACTGAAATTAGCTTTTTTAGTGCTGTCCAATTTGCCAGATGTCAAGTTTGGCCTTTCAAATTTACACTAGAATACatatttttgcatattattttaacctgtatttgtttaaaataatgaTTACAACAAGAGAAAGGTGTTTTAAACACTACTTGACTTATGAATATGGATGGAATTATTCACTTTGTATGTGTCCGAGAAATTTTTGTCAACTGTGTTACCCATTGAAAAAAACCTAATACATTAGCAATGGTTTGCTCCAAAGTCACATATCCAATGTCAGGTGATGTCACATCTTTCAGCGGCAGAAATTTTAAATACAGTTTGGTAAAATTCTACTTCTCCTcttgaatatttaataaatattacTGTCTGCACAAAGAGTAGATTATTATCTCGTCAACCGTGTTATCAACAAACTTTTGTTTACTAGTTTTAGatgttatatttaaaaaaaggtagagaaaatgtataaaaacatgaGTTGATAAAGGCTACGTGCTGTCAGCTAGCTAAAGTCCTAACATGGAAGAAATGTCAACTGTGTTACCTGTCAACCGTGTTACCCATCAAGTGTAACACGGTTGACAATGAAGGCACGGTTTATTGTCATAGCTTGTGCATTTATTGAGTGAAGTTAGTTAACATTTATTAACTATTGTTATTACACAGGAATTACTtggtaaaaatacaaacaggtgTTATTACATAGTAAATACATAGTAATTTCTTAAAAACCTGTGATTCACATGATACTTTTAGAGAGGATTAACTTAACCGATCTCAACACTATTAAGTCATTACATgcaatgttaaaattaaaaaaaaaaaatctagcttTAGCTTGGCAACTTATGAATTTAGACATTGTGGGGGTATACTAGGATACCAAGTTAATTCTTTAGCAAAAAAAGcacacttatttttttacttcttgttgacatgAAATGTACCCCTAATTATAGAATgactcacatacacatacacatgtgtgTTTGGTCTTTAGCtatatttgtggggtccaaaaaccagtACACTTGTGAGTTCCCGACAGATTTGTGGGTCCAAAATGCTGGActccacaactttaaagggctgtttgagggtcaagacttggttttaggattagggttagaattaggttttGGTAaaggtgagggtaagggttaaggttaggcgtTTAGTtgttatggttagggtaaggAGCTAATgtcattatgtcaatgacgaGTCCACACATAGTGCCacgcgctgtgtgtgtgtgtgtgtgcatgcactgaCTCACATTTGATCATGCATATGCTGATGTCAAGCCACATTCAGGATTAAAGTTTTACCACCACCACAACCTGTTGCCATGGAGACATGAAAGTGGTTACAGCGTGTCATGTTTCTCAAATCTAATTATTCAGGAAACATGGAGACTCTGTCGTGTTAGGGCCTCGTGTTAAATCAAAAAGATActgaacaaaagaagaaaataaactgGAGACACtgcaaatgtaatgaaaaaagtgtttttttttgtattttgtaaacaAGGTTACAACTTCTGTCATGGAACCTGaatgttacatgttacatgtttttTATAGCTATTTTCATTTCTTGTAGATCCTGAAATAAATGCCTTTTTTGTCTTATATCCTACACACCTTGGGCTTGGTTGAACTGAAGCTTTATAGTCCTTGTCCGCGCACttaaaaaaaacgtgtgtgAGACAAGGTGGAAACTAATGGAAGGCCGATACATTTGCAGGCTACTCCTGAAAGCATCATCTTCCTGCCGTCAAGAACTGTTGCCTAGTCAGAGTAAGCATGTTTCAGACGGACTGTGGGAAGCCAGTCACCAGTGGCTGTGCACAATGGGAATACAATAGGCTGTTAAAGCAAATCAATAATTAAATGAAACCAACATGACACATaacagaaaaggaagaaaactgCAACGATGAGCTGAACAAACTGAGGAAATCAAACAAACGAGGACGAAAACTGGTGGCACGGAATGGATATCAAGCCAAGGGGGACGTCTGGTGGTGGAACACAGACATGAAAAAGTACCTTGTAAATAGCCCTAACATGTTAACCCATTGGCTGACAGGCTGCAAGGAAGATGCCCTTCATACatttaaacagaaacaaaacaatcgGCATCCACTGTAACAGCTGTGCTCTAAtaagtaaattgagtttgagtttgagtttatttgaacatttaaagtttttgaacataaaaaaaacccaacaacattaaaataaaagatttatatgcatgcattcctgcatacatataaataaaatgacagataaataaggtcatgtacttatTAGCACAATCTTTCAaatttgaaagtcattcaaaaaggaacaaaaatgttccatgttcaaaaggagtaggaagaagttgataaacaactcatcaagtccgaccccctttctctacttttacccttagtaaatcttattcttcagttatgtacacattattatttacacatcatagacacagatgcatacatacacaaacacttataaaccctcttttttttttcttccctttcttctactttctataccatctatagcagattacataacacagccatactagacttagtatatagacatgctagtatgtagatacaCTAGCATATGGACACACCAGCATATCAACATACCAGTATATAGACGTATCGGTATATaagtatattaatatattgaCATACCAGCATagaaatgccaagaaaccatacCGTCTACTACAATAACATCACTTTAAGTCCTTTTCGTATCcctttaatttattaattctaaataatctcttgaaattgctcattgttatagatgatttcatctcttcactgcagctcaATGCAATCATTTTTGTAATGGACAATGAGGTTAATGAGGTTAACTACATGTTGTTTATAACCCATTGAGTTATTTACATTGCACCTTTGCACTTTAACATTTCTTCTATATGCATGTCAAGGTAATAAAATGTAAGTGTGGAATTCATGAATTTGGTCAGCACTGAAGGCTGACTCCTCATCTTGGggttagttttcattttttaaggaAAACAGTGTTACTATGTTAAGGGgactgtcctggactgtcctctggaccccgtAGAGGAagtgggggagaggaggatgttagctaagctgacaaccatcatggacaacacctcccaccccctacacgacactgtggggtccctgagcagctccttcagcagcagactgatacccccccggTGTaggaaggagaggtaccgcaggtccttcatcccggccgctgtcagactctacaacacctgcaccacctgataatgttgtagtttctgttgctgTTGTTCATTTACTCtacacactctctgtatatctttatctgtatttatatttccattacaagtacttacttaatattttcaatattacttatggtcacaggtgaatataacttatattatggttacctgcttttgcattatccctttaattacatattcaatttaactttaacgtcacttactacactgcaatgttgttttcttgtactatNNNNNNNNNNctttactttactttacaataccttatgtgacgccactttacttcagtctaccttctacacattgtctattgtttacttgtttgtttgttttgctttcattgtagaaNNNNNNNNNNtaacaagggaatttccccgctgtgggatgaataaagcatcatctaatctgatctgatctgttATGTCGCATACTCTTTACTTCATGCAAACAGACATGCTGCCTCACTGAAACAGCTCCTTTTCCTGGAAGGACTGTGTGAAGGACTAAGGGTAATAACCCCTCCCTAGTCTTCCTGCTGTCCAGTACAGCCAGTCCCATTTAGTCCAGATAGTTCCTGCTTCCTGCCTCTTCATTCATGCAATAGGATTCGGAAGTTGGAGGAAGTTTCTGAGTATTCTTGTGTGTAGTAGGCATGGTTGGAGTTCTCGAGGCCAGCTTGGGTCACTTTTCTCGGACTCGGGTAATGGTGACACGACTCGGACTAAAATTGGACTCGTCTTTGCTAGTATACATTTTTCagaaaggttttgtttttatatatttagtttcaactctcatgttgtcttcatgttaaattgacccatttttctatatcagtgttctttttaattccccaaaataacatgattgaNNNNNNNNNNcgctctttggcaagtacaaatctctactttcattaatttggggtgTCTTGctcaattttaaagcatttggagaaaaaaatgtgtggttttgaaatagtatttagtaaaagttgacatattccagtcNNNNNNNNNNcatcaacatccattcctttaattttagtctaaataactCCTAACTTCTGcgtttctaactcaaacatcaggtataattNNNNNNNNNNtataaatgaagtttattgaccataaattccaaatataactgcaaaactaaagttaataagttagtgttacgtagtgttgaacgtcaaaaaatgtgacaaacattaaaaaaagggacaaaaatgtaagaaaaagctaaaaagaatcaacaaaagtgttgattttcaatgtcTCAGAAGTATGTAGCTACATATAATACATGGTTGTAAAATAGCCATAATGTATCATATTTGGGCTACTTTTGTCCGATGTGAAGTAATTGCAACACAGCTCCATCTTATTTCTAGTCTGTTCAATTTCTGTGGTTTAATTCAAAATCATGCTGGCTCCTTTTTAAGTACTAACTAGGCAatatagttttagtttagttttagtgtTTCTCATAGGTTTTAGTTCTGATTTAGTTTCAGTCTACTAACAATATTTTTCACTGATTTGAAAAATAAGGCGTTGCTTTTTCTTTCTGATTCAATCGATGTCATTTATTATTCGAGTTTAAACCAGTGTGGTATAACCATTATCTGGCTTCTAGCCGGCGCATGTGCaaaatgtttgtgtatgcaaattcagctgtgtgtttgcCCGGAGAGGATTGGCTCGTGGGATGGCTCCGCCCACTTCCCTGTTCCAGCCCATTGCTGTTGATTGGTGCGGTTGGTGTGGATCCTTCCAATCAACTTCCTGTAATCAGCTAGAGTTTGAGAcctcttctccctttttttGCATTGGTTCCTACAATTCATCCATTTTACGTTACGCCCAATCTTACAACGAGCCATATGGGGGCTCATCCGGGATCTAATTACATTAATTGGTAACTGATCGTTATTGTTTAATTGGTTcgtgtaaaaacaaaagaataataataaaataaaaaaaagatggctTCAGGAAACCCATTATGGGTTCCATGTTTATTGCAGCTACTTTTCTTCCTTTGGGGAGCCAGAATATGGCACATTGGATTCATGTGAAGGGTTAGAAACAATCTGGATCAAATGTGTAATGAATAACATTTACTTCCAGTACATTTTTATCATGAAGGGGGGGAAAAGTCACCATTTGATATACGGTTGCATTGACAGTCATCCAAGACACATGTGATGTGCAGAtgttatgtatttgtatatttgcaGAAATTCAGTATACTATACTTTACTCTTTACGCCAATCAATGAAAGCCCAGAGATGCTGTCTTTCAATACATTCTCCTTTGCTACATTCTAAAAGTAGTAGCCTTAGGTACAAAATATATAGCTGAAGGGCAGAGCAAAGCCAGTGCACTTATTGCaatattatgtatttaaatattttttctttgcaAAGCCTTTACTCATTGTGTTCCTTTCTTTTATGTGACATATTTCACTTTGCAAATAAACTTGATATTGTCCATTTGGCGTCCTTGATCATGAAATGACAACAATCGTCACTTAACAATCGTGACTTTAAAGTTTTTTGTACTTAAAGTGGCTATATGTATAACTTCCATTTTGTGTTGATTCTGGAGAACGCTGTGGACAAAAGCactagtgtttttaccacagctGCTGTTGTAAACATAGTAATTTGAAAAGGTATTTCCTTTACGGTGCTGTATTGCCCACTTTAGATTACTGAGTTAGCGTTTACGAGGTCATATAGTTgcgatgaatgttttgctcagacagaaaatcattcatataCAAAGAGAATACTTTACAGATGCatcgttgcatttcaagtgtagCATACGGTAACTTAGCCTGGTTTGGATGTATTGTGAGCTAAGCCAggtgtcactacccgatgtgagtcgagttcACGTCGCCAAGGGATACGGATCCGGCGGCAAGCAAGGTGGtctgtgaaatccataaaatcgTAATAAACTTCTCTCCCCCCATTTAATTTTTGCCCCAATGCCAGTAGCCTCATCAATGACCCTTAGTAGCTCAAAGCtctgttaaaataaatcaacaaattcctcttgtacatgtatgtgtacataaagcagagaaagaacaTTTCCAGACAAATTGTACAAGGGGTCACTTCCATAACCCCTTTACGCCACAAAACTCCAAAAACTGCAGGAAAACATACTGAAGCTCGTTTAAAGTGTGTAGATGTCGCCGCGTcattgtcgcaaagtgacgcacgcgcaactcacatctgcactcgactcacttCGGGTAGTGACgttcattgtcattgtgagttgagtttgttgtagcaaccacCATAATAACTCAGATTTAAATAGCGTATTTGATGAAAGCCACGGATGCTTTACACTAGTACAAGTTGACAAGGTAGAAGAAAACAGTCAACTCAAACATGGACTAAAAGGAATAAAATGGAAGGGGGGACGCAATTTAACGTCGGCTACTGACGTACAACCACATTCTAACATTATTCTATCAATGAAATAGACCTATCACATTCCTGAGGGCCAATTCGGGGTCagttttgaatcatttacactCCCGTAACTGGCTCCATCTGTTGAGAGCCCGAGCAAACTCAGTTACGCCCGTTTTTACTCGGTTTTACTTTCCCTTTAGTTGTTCTTCGTTNNNNNNNNNNCTTTCCTGTGATGGCCCTGTCCCAGGATTagccataactacagcagataacttctaaaataaaatgcaagCACAATTAGGCCTAGACAAAGTAATCTCAGGCTATTCTGGGGTTACCAAGAAATCCGCGACCTGTCAGAATGTGTGCTCTCTAGCGCCATCTACCTGCCGCAAATCATTCTGTGACTTTGCGGAATAAATCGGACCAGGGcactaataaaaactatatCAAAATAGAGTTCTTTTCACTGTAAGTCTCTTtggctgttacaggtcatttatgatcatcagatggaacGTGACACGGCTTCAGAAGTCTTTAAAAGTTACATAGAGTCACTTTAAGTAGCCAACACGTCAGAGGCAAATATAGCATTCTTTTGAAAATATGAATTTGATAGATGTGGATTGTATATACAACACACTGTatattgtatactgtatattgtatatacaaCACACTCCTTCAGTTTGGCGCTGTGGCagacggctgcctctccagtagctctccagTTTTTTAGCTCTTTCTACTTATTTAAACCtcttttttgtatctctttttaacTCTTCTTGCGAAGATAGTGTGTTTCTATATATCCTATGGATATTTCCAATCGTAAAATTCAACCAGGAGCCAGCTTTCTCACTTACTCAAGAGAGGAATTGCTGGCTCTGCACACAAAGGGACGCGCCGGGACACGGCACCCTATCCCGACGGAGCTgaggaggagacccaggggctGCAAGGCCGGGGCGAAGCTAAAGGCCGAGCTAGCGGAGAATCGGAGGCGCTACAAGCCATCGATTCCCTCCGTTATCATGGGGAACGTGAACTCGCTGCCGAACAAGATCGACGAGCTGTCCGCGCTGAACAACCAACGGACTTACCGTGAGACCAGCTTGTTCATCTTTACGGAGACATGGCTAAACCACCTCGTACCAGATGCTAACGTGGACCTGCTTGGATTCACTGCCGTGAGAgccgacagagacacacaggcaagtgggaaaagcaaaggtgGGGGACTCATCATGTATGTCAACGACCGCTGGTGTAACCCAGGACATGTCTCCGTAAAGACAGCCTCATGTTGCCGGGACCTCGAGCTGCTAGCCGTTAGCTTACGGCCATATTATTTACCCAGGGAGTTCAGCCATGTGGTtactctctgtgtttacatcctCCGAGAGCGGACGCAGCCGCTGCCTGTGAGAAGATTCATCGTCACAGCAGCGCTGCAGACACAGCACCCTGAGGCCTTCATGATCATCTCTGGGGACTTTAACCATGCTACTTGGACTCTACTTggctgtttttcaccaggttgtaGACTGTCCGACCAGAAACAACAGGCACATTGATCTCCTGTATGCTAATGTGAGGGATGCATACAGAGcgactcccctccccccactggggaAGTCTGATCACAACCGGTTCATCTACAGCACTGTACACCCCCCTGGTCCAAAAACAGCCGGTGACAACTCGCAACAGCAGGAGGTGGTCCCCTGAGATGGAAAGTGCCTGAGAGactgctacaacaccacagactgggATGTGCTGATCGACCGCATGGTGAGGACATAGAGGGGATGCACCACTGTCTGACGGACTACCTGAACTTTTGTGCAGAGTGGTCTCCCCTATAAGACCGTCCGATGTTACCCTAACAACAAGCCATGGGTAACACAGGAGGTCAAGGCTGTCCTCAACAGGAAGAAGGCTGCCTTCGGGCAGGGACAGGGAAgccatgaaggcagcacagcgggaggtgaaacattgtgtgagggaagctaaggacagctacaggaggaaggtggagcagaagctgagggaaaacaacatgagggaggtctgggaaggtgtgaggaccatcacaggtcacaacacaaagaccagaacaggggggacaatggagagggccaaggagctgaataactttttcaacaggtttaaccagccttgccccccctccccccactcaCCCACGCAAtgttcccttccctccacacacctcccccctgacaccaccacatcccagtctacacacctcccccccagcACCCCAATACCCCCTCCCTCCTCAATACAATCCCCGCCCCATCACCACGGACCAGGTCAGAGAGCAGCTGAGAAGCTCCGGccaggaaagcagcaggcccggataaggtgtccgagactgctgaagacctgcgcagCAGAACTGGGGAGCCGCTCCAAGGATCTTaaccttagcctgcagctaggAGAGTGCCACCCTGTgaagacatcctgcatcgtccagttcccaagaagaacaggcccagcgagctgaatgacttccgaccggtggcgctcacttcacacctgatgaagacgttggagcggctcttcctcagcctcctcagacccaggtacagcacgcccaggacctcctgcagtttgcgtaccagccagatgttggtgtggaggacgccatcctctacctgttacaccgggtccactccatctggataagggggatggcacagtgagggtcctcttcttggacttctccagtgcctttaataccatccggccccctatactccaggacaaactgtcaggatgggagtggacccctatctggtagactggatcagagactacctcaccaaggccacagtacgtcaggctgaaggacatcatgtctgacactgtggtcagcagcactggagccccccaggcCAGTGCGGCCCCTCTTCTTCACCTGTACCCTCGGACTTGCTACAACTCGGAGCTGTGGCACATACagagtacgcagatgacacagccatcgttgggtgtatcaggggggacagggaggaggagtatcggagtctttgggggactttgctctctggtgtcgcacaactgcctacagctcaacaaaaaggagctggtcgttgattttgggaggtccagaccaaacCGCAACCAGTCCTGTTGGAGGGAGTTGGGTGGAGGCatccaatcatacaaatacctcgggctgtggcggacaacaaactggactggacaacaaacagcagccactgtacaggaagacacagagcggctgtacttcctgaggaggctgcgctcctttaacatctgcagcaaactgctgtggatgttctaccagtctgtggtcaccagtgtcctcttctacactgtggtgtgtgggggggcagcTATCAAAGAAGGAACCCACAGGCTGGACAAACTGAttaggcgggccggctctgtggtcggcatgaagctggactcactggtgacggtggcagagaggaggacattggaaaactgctggctattactgaaaatgccagccaccccctgcacccgtcatcagcacccagaggagcggTGCAGTGGAAGGCtgtccttcccaagtgccggaccaacagactcaaggactccttgctcatgccatcagactatacaactccactagggggaggaggaaatagggcataggacaatacatacatacatacatacatacatactacatatatacatatatactaataatattacatacatgcatacacagtacacataatacatacatacatcacacagtacacatacatacatacatacaccgcacactagtcactttatcactttatcacttcaatactggactcaacactgacactttaataacaatttatgtctttgtttgttttatttgacaaatgttcttattgtgtgattattatcattattgttatttgtgttctttatactgtcttttcttttctttttaatcatttttaatttgttttttctgctaaaactggtgctggaattttcaatttccttgcgggagtcatcccaaaaggatcaataaagagaagtctaagtctaagtctaagtcacTATAAGTAGCCTATACAGGCTGTACTACTCAACGGTTGTTGAAGTGACTACATTAAAAATGCTTCACTTTATTAATTACAATCATAATAGCATTTATAATATGACACTGGCATTTGTTATTGCCAGCTACATTTTTCCGTTTGAATGCATGATTTGTACTCGCAGTGGACATTTGTCCGTTGGTAATGTATAGCCTATTATTTTGATTAGCATTCATTAATTATGTTTGAATCACAGTGGATTCAGCAACTACTTCAGCAAAATAATGATTTCTCGGCCTACATACAcataacattaaaacacagacagaatcTGTGTAGAAACAGTAATAAATTAATAGTGATAAcgtaaagtaataattcaattaacacagctctataaagaagAAAATGCACTGTTGCATCAATGAAAATATGTGGGCCTTAACTTTATtcatttgtctattttttttttattattctttattttgcttttttttctattttatttatttatttatttatttatttattttatttttttattattttttttttacaacacttGAAAAATAAGCGGAACCTTCAGTCAATGGAAGAGCCCGGCTGCAGCACCACGGAATATTTGTGTGCAGCACTTCTGAACACGGAAGTGAGGTTGCCGCTGCTCCTGTCTATGTTTACGTATTCGCACTTTTCCAACTTGATTTGTCCGCATTATGGCGGTGAGCGCCGTCCACCTGGAGTCAGACGCCTTTCTGGTGTGTATGAATCACGCGTTGAgcacagaaaaagaagaggtgATGGGTTTGTGCATCGGAGAAGTGGAACTCAGCCGTATCGTCCATATTTACTCGGTCATCATCCTCCGGCGCTCGGACAAGAGGAAGGACCGGGTGGAGATCTCCCCCGAGCAGCTGTCCGCGGCCTCCACAGAGGCGGAGAGGCTGGCCGACATAACCGGCAGGCCGATGCGGGTGGTCGGCTGGTACCACTCCCATCCGCACATCACCGTGTGGCCCTCCCACGTCGACGTGAGGACCCAGGCCATGTACCAGATGCTGGACCAGTGCTTTGTGGGCCTCATCTTTTCCTGCTTCATAGAGGACAAGAACACCAAGACGGGCCGGGTGCTGTACACCTGCTTCCAGTCCGTGCAGGCGCAGAAGGGCTCCGAGTACGAGCGCGTGGAGATCCCCATCCACGTCGTGCCCCGCGAAGCCATCGGTAAGGTGTGCCTGGAGTCGGCCGTGGAGCTGCCGCGGATCCTGTGTCAGGAGGAGCAAGACACGTACCGCAAGATCCACAGCCTGGCGCACCTGGACCCCGTCACCAAGATCCACAACGGCTCGGTGTTCACCAAGAACCTGTGCAGCCAGATGTCGGCGGTGAGCGGGCCGCTGCTGCAGTGGCTGGAGGACCGGCTGGAGCAGAACAAGCAGAGCATCGTGGAGCTGCAGCGGGAAAAGGAGAGGCTGTTGCTGGAGCTGGCTCTGTGAGCCGCCCGGGGGGGACACTGACGAGGGAAAGATTATTTTTNNNNNNNNNNcttccaggtcaaaattgaaaaaaaacgttgtgcttttccaatgtttttgttgctttttcagatttatttttcactttttccagcttttgcaactttaaaaaaaacctgagcaggtttaataattggttttacactttttcttgGAGTTCATGGTCAACTAACCTCATTCATGTCAAATTATACATGatcttttagttaaaaaggcagaaattaggaattattttgactaatagttaagatcagaggatgttgagtggatcacagatgggtatatgTCCAATTTTAGTCTgcatactgtttggaaaccatttaaaaaaaaaaaaaaaaagaattcaaatgctatgagattaaataaaacacccaagaaattcaacaaaagtaatcattaatgtcacCCAAAGAACATACGGAATTatcaaagttatttttggaaaatttggctgaaagaaatccatatttctgatataaaacactttgaNNNNNNNNNNtcagtttgacccgaggacaacacaagggttaagagcctCCGTCCCACACTAAAATCACTCTGAATCAGAGCCAGCTGAGCCCACAGAGGGACAAGTGAAAACGAGGAAGTGCCTTTGGACTAACCAAGTGTTTTTGTAGTGTTATTGTNNNNNNNNNNTATTGGGTGTAAAGTTTGTAAGGGGGTTGCTGTTTAACAGCTCATGTAACTTCTCTATTGCCACTGATTGACTTCTGTTCTTCTGTTTGCTTTGTCTTATCCCAGATTTGGAAagcctgattttttttttttttcttttcttaaatccGCATTATTCAGGTGTGACCAGTGTGATGTTTTTCTCTGCAGCCACCTTCTGTGAAATAAAACACCTTTTGTGTTACTTTAGTGGGACCCAAAGAGTCACTTTAGTTAGGAACAATGAGGTTGGAATACTT from Etheostoma spectabile isolate EspeVRDwgs_2016 chromosome 16, UIUC_Espe_1.0, whole genome shotgun sequence encodes:
- the brcc3 gene encoding lys-63-specific deubiquitinase; its protein translation is MAVSAVHLESDAFLVCMNHALSTEKEEVMGLCIGEVELSRIVHIYSVIILRRSDKRKDRVEISPEQLSAASTEAERLADITGRPMRVVGWYHSHPHITVWPSHVDVRTQAMYQMLDQCFVGLIFSCFIEDKNTKTGRVLYTCFQSVQAQKGSEYERVEIPIHVVPREAIGKVCLESAVELPRILCQEEQDTYRKIHSLAHLDPVTKIHNGSVFTKNLCSQMSAVSGPLLQWLEDRLEQNKQSIVELQREKERLLLELAL